GATACATTAATTCACTGGGATTCTTATAtcatattgataataaaactatttagtcCATAAATAGACAACAACTCAATTACCACCATGTCATGTAACCACAATTTTTTTCCATAATAGAGCCTAGAGGCCATTCATAAAAACTATATAAGTCAATAGCTAGCGTCAGTTCAAAGTTTTTTATACAATCAAAATCATCCCAAAgtgttaagttttaaaaatacatttacaaacaaggataataatattagtaatttataattctatttGTCAAGTTAAAACTGTTCTTTTCAGGTCTTAGTTTGCTCAACAAGAAGGAGTTGTACGTAGTAACGATTTTACCGTCATATATTATACTCATTATAACAATTGTGATAGCTTTCAAATGTGCGGGAGGATCAAGCAAAGGACTCATTCAAAGCTTTACTGGCCGGCCATAGAAAGGCATTCCTTTAGACCAGCCTAGATAAACAATTCTAAGGTACCCACTATTATGTTAGAGGAAAATAGACAAACCCTTGCCTCTAACGAAACCCAGAAAATATCGTGAAATGGTAATTGGTATTGAATGCACCCTTAATGtgataatacataaacattGTTTGCTTAGTTTCAACTTTGGTTGTGTTCACCTTGTAAACTTGGAATCGTGAAAACAAAATCCTGtttttcagaagtgggataattTAGTGTACTGAAATATTTGACATTTCGGCTTAAagctttatttgtatttattataaataacttacaaTATGACATCATATAATATACGTAACCCATTTGCAAAatgatgaaatataaattaaaatctaaataatactaATGTTATAGCATCAAAAAGTATGTCTTCAGGTATGTTTGAAAATGCtactgatataaaaaatattgtataaaagaGAGTAATTAAGCAGCAATTGTTGTATATCTTCAATAAGATGTtctaataatcgttaaagcccgccgtTCCGCATTAGAGCGGCATCACGGGTCTTTGCTCAAAAATTCGTCTATCCTATGACCTGTGCCCAACTGTGGAGAAATAATAAGTTGAGGATCATGAATAGAATGAAATGAATGCAACAAAAtactgtaaaattattattattgtttagtttGTCTTTAACCTTTGTATTTGTAACATGGGTGCATGAATGTATTAATGCTATACTTAATATGAATAAACTGTAAAGTTGGTCGCACATTACGAGCTGATCAAAACTACAAGTAGTGTTTCTTTTACTAATCTGCCAAGTAAACACTGACATAAGATCCtggacataattttttttcctttcatttcTGGAAAGTACAGTGGAGTCTGCGTTTTATGGTACCCTATCGTGGTGTGCAGAAGGCATGAATTGTAAAAATCTTGCCCCCAAAACGCGATATATGTATAGTAGGTattgcttttatgcatgtatgatgTACAGAACTGCCACAGACCATTTTAACTCAGGTTCTTCATTTCTCATTTGATCATGTAGACTCCTAGCATAAATCTCTTAAAAGCCTACTAAGgctcgttttcactaaccaCAAATAAGGTaatgcctaatctaaggaggttcctaggcatacatcaacagtttttaattgttatcacctaagagttggtgaaacgtttttcttttatagaTGTCGCCTcaattagtgaaaacgggcttgATAAATTCTTCCCATAGTTAGCAACCTAATGGATACCAGCTCTGTATTGAATATCTAAATATTCCTATAAATGTATTGGGCCATATAACATCCgcgcctagtgtgagattttatatatattagatcGCGTTAAAttcgatttgtatggaattgaCACAGCAACATCTAGTTATAATACCGGTTAACAGTAttttcactagatggcgttttTTCAATATCTTACtgatcgtagttaactttctcgcaatcaaattaatataaataaaaataggtggAAGAAAAACTCAAACTTGGCAATCAGAAGGTTTGTTATGTTAATAAGAATTGCTTTCTACTAAGCAGTTTCTAGCATaagtaccaataaataaatatattattaagaaaatttataCAGTTGAAAAAATAGGCGTATCTGACTAAAGCGtgttttatgtatgtttgtgttctaaattattgaaaaaaaaccgtTAACTAATTGATACATAACCATTCCAACATCTGATACTGGATAGAACAAGGTCAAATTTGTgttaatgatttattattaatgttcccattaataataatactttttataaaaataaaagtaatgattgaattgtttttttttaatttgcctcTATCAATTTCAAAGTTTAACCCCCTGATCAATCCTCAAGCTGAAAATCAGAAAATATAGaaccaaaatcaaaatttaattttctcaagtagatctatttttaaatgtcaagtAAATGTGCTGTTGCTCTTATCCATGTGAACTAACTGACAATCATTATGCTATCTTGTGAGATGAGAAGGACAAAATAAAGTGGAGAGCTTTAATAAGCAATGCAACAAATGTACACAACAACGGTAATTAATTTCATGACTCAacctttaataattaaaaaaacatcaaagaaaaataataagtgaGATAAAAGTAGAGCTAACTGCAACCAAGCAACCATGTTATTGTGCACTGTAAAAATttgattgattaatttaattgacAGATTAAGTTGATTTTCCTTTATTATCAACACCTCACAAATACTTGAGTCATACAAGACAAATGTTATAAGTATACATGAAAGATAGAAAGTCAGGGTTCATTTAGTCGTCAATTTTGTAACACAGTTACAACCATATATCTACTGACTatgaaatattgacaaatccTCATGTTCATAGGTAGTTTTATAGCATTTAAAATGTTCTTTTAGCCaattcaaataatatgtgttttttcattactttaaacCACAATTAAatgtattgtattaaataacatcatataaaaaatgttaaaacttatttaaagtGACTAAAATACGAAAGAACTCTGATCCACCATTCTTAGATTATGATGATTGTTTGTCGattgaaatgttttaattttcactCTTCACCGCACACCTCCTTGTGGAggaagtcaaaataaaaaattacgaagATGCTTGTTCTTCCTCAGCAAGTTGCACCAGCAATGAGTCAACGGTCCACACTGTGTCAGCAGTATCAGCCTCTACTTTTGGCACATAAGAGAGCAGAACCTCCAGGGCTGCCTCCACACCCTCCACTGACCCACTGACACCACCAACCTCTGCCAATGTGTTAACTGTTTCAAAGTCTTGCTCTGGGctgtaaaattgcataaataagtatatttccaGAGTACATTAGCCAGCCGCATAGCTTTAAATCCTGCTAATAGTTAGCAATATAGCCTTATTGGATATTTAACATTGTTCAAGAATTTAGTTATCAGATGcagcaaagatttttttaactctgACTGCTAATCTCAGACAGTGTGTTCAAACAAAAATCTTTTGGCTTTATTATAAGTCTAGAACATGTAGTGTAGTCTACGATAGGTGCAAACTATAGTACCTACATACTTTGGAGAAACATACTTTGGAGTtctccaaagtaagtgtagtttGTAAGGCCAGATTTTGTTTGTAATCATATGGATGGAGCTCAGTGGATAGAAGTTGGTATAAGGCACCAATGAACAATAAAGTATAAGGAAATATCGATTAAAGATCTTACGGCGATGGTTTAGAAATCTCTTTTTCCAGAATGTCCTGAAGATCATCCAAGTCCGGTATCGTTGGTATGTCGTCAATGGATTCGGGCGATTTTTTGGGCATTACATACTCCCTGCATAAAAGATTAGCTTTAACACCGTTTGATTGTTTTTAATACAGCAAGAGTGAATTAAGGAACGAAAATTAAACCTTGGTTCTACGGGCGCTCCTTCTGACCAAACGCCTACTTTTCTCGGCTCAGGGCCAGTGGAATTAAAAGGTTCATTCAttgttaaaaatacaataatacaagTAAAAGTACAAGGAAATCTGTTTATGCAATTTGTTATCTTGTTTGTGTACAATTTGAATATGTCAAATCAAAGTCTCAAGTCACCTGTCAATATTTTGTCATCTGACATATTATAATGATAGGAAGCGTTCAGTGTTTCAAACGTGTTTATTACCTATGTGATTTATTGTAACCCCCGATTCATACGAGTCttactttaacgataaaaaattcaaaggttCGTTCGTTTTAGATAAGGTTGTTTGTCATGGCATTTAtagcctcgttggtttagtgctTATCaggttcaactacggatcacgaggtctttgGAAAAAATCTCAGTACCAGTCCGCAGCAAGAAAATTAGCGTTGTCCACCCCTGTGCCTAAAAGAGTCGGTTGGAGCATGTTGGGTCACTGCTCTAAAACCATCCCCCTATAAGGCCTGTCCCTGCAGTGGGACGTTATTAGTCTAATGGTGATCAAACAgcgtaataaaatacaaaatattgtaaaatatttattttttcaatttcttaaaatatgaaaacaatTATAACTATCACATTAAATGCGAACTTATATTATTGCACGTAGACGTATTTATAGCGTGGTGtttcataaactattttattcttGAGAACATTGAATTTTACTATTTGATATACGTAGACATGGCTAATGCAAGTATAATTAGTATTTGCatccacagaaaaaaaaatgtacaaagtGAATGAATATTTGCCTATTTTAATTGTCATGAAAAAATTAGGGCAGGTgcacaaatataatttataaaaaaaactattttgtgtaaaaaaaaaattgagaaatacAATTTTTCAATCAAACACAGCTCCGCTAATATTTGGTAACAAAAAACATAACAGTAATTTATTTCAACCTTAGTATTCACTTTCAACTTAAacgtaacaataataattaatcacaaataaaacaattattaataaatctcacaaaaatatttaatctcaTATTGTATCATACATATTgcaaatttttgttttctttttcaaattttctttgtttatttactgttatataatttgaaaatttcaatTGAAGAAAAAGTagttaaccaaaaaaaaaccaccttAAACATGATTTTGGATAAAGCAGTAACTactttcaatgaaaaaaaaacctgtgtgtacttatgtacacgcgatagaagttatacttcttcggCGTAACAAATAACgtaaacttttcaaaaatttaatcttATACCTTATTCGTTTCTAGagaaaacaacaataacaatagaaaaaaggtatttaatacactGTTACTAAtactaagttttattattacgcattatctagttttctcactatcggaccaccaagtttcactgaacattaaaattggagatttttgtaaaattgaatcaattaaattaccGGAATTCTTTCGTAACGAATTTCGAATTCGATTCTTCAccccgctaaagaagtataacttcaaaaaattcattacaTAGATTTATTGATCAAgtttaaaacttatataaacacaagctgttgctcgcgttcttcgttcgcggttattaagatttttttaaaatcctgtgggaactatttgttttcctgggataaaaatttgctatgttactctccatccttttaaTCAAATGCCAAAAAAACAAGtgggttgcttagttagagcgtgaaggaaggacaaactaacaaacgaacaataacactttcgcatttataaaataaccaggataaatatcaatattttacataaccatagtttttttgtattttttaatattatgaagttaTACAACAGTGAAATACTGTTCGTCAATTATcaagaaattgaaataattacaaCTGAAACTAAAATTCCTAATAGTCATTTCTAAACCAGTAGAAATGGTACTGGAATTTGTGGTCATATTTTGAAGAAAATAGCATACTATCGCATACTATAGCatatatttgaatttgtacTAGCTACCCAAAACTTgcccattttttattttcttctaggtggagcaaaaaataaattcatattttttgctTAAGTTTGAATGATTATTAGATTAGATTTGAACTGAGGTAAACACCTCAGTTCAAATTTAGCTGAACAATTTTGTTTAACGCTAAAGAATTGTCTTCTTAGGAAAccacagtttttaaaaaaattaaccatgatatttgaattggtttacattgttgttattaaaacattatcTAATTTAGTATGAAGTTCAACTCAGTAGTGCAATTCGTAGCTACCTCAAGGAACATAATAAACCAAGTATTTTAATCAATGTTTCATGGTGTTCTATCAATCAAAAGAAAATTATGTGGCACAAAAAAATCTgaccttttatttaaaatgctaCTCAAAATTAGatacaaatatacaatatactgaCAACACTGTACaaatacgtttttttatttattttgttctttatttaaaaaaaaactgcaaaccTGTCCGTGATAGATTTGTGTTTATTAGCTTATCATATAGAAGACTttagtcattattttaataaattccttaaaatttcattcaagaTCACATATTATTctattaactaaaaatattcttaatataGAAAGTTTGTAGTGATTCAATAAAGAACATAATTAGATGATAACTAGGTATGAAATTTCCGTAAACACAGTATTACCCAGCCAACCCTTCTTGGAAGCAATGTGATATGTCTAAGCACCTTCATCGCACCTTTGCTTGAGAGCAGCTCCAAACCAAAAATGGGACATAaattgatgatatatatatagcaatatTCACCACAGGTAGTAAGAAGGTAATTAGGTAATATTTTCTACcagttgtaaatattattaagttttctGGATTTGTATCACCTGTAGCGTTTTCTAGTTTGTTTGGGAATGACACAAagttatttaacatattttacttGTCAAAATTGTCACAAGGCAATATATCATATGAGTAAGTCACTTTCATAATCTATTGGTTTACTTTCAATTTTAGTTTCACAGTTCATTCACAGGGCCCTGTGGCTAATGCAGAAGGTCGCTGGTGGAGAGCCTGTTAAGACTGTCGCTGAGGTCGGGGCCGCGCGCGTCCAGTAGGGAGGAGAGTCCGGAGAACTCTCCTGAGTACTGTATTCCCTCGCCTCTCTCCAAGAGGAGGCCGGTGAGGGAGGGCGTGTCGCTAGTCGCCGCAGCCTCCATCAGATCTTGTTGGGTCATCTGAAATAAGAGACCGATTTAAATTTCATAGTAATACGGATCTAATTTGCATTTTTTCTTACCAATATTTCTGTAGTCAATAGTAGTTttaaaaacgaataaataaaaatagttaaaaaatactatttttatttattaatattttcagctTTGCAATTTTCAGGTAGTTTATATAGTACTCACCTGTTGTTGCATTCGGTTAGGAGAGATGTGCCCCATTGAAGCGGGAGAAACGTGTCCCATGTTTGGCGAGATTCCCACTGGGGACCTGACTTGCCCCATTGGGGACATTTGTGACATCTGCATGTTCGGCGACATGGCTTGCATGTTCGGTGACATTACTTGCATGCTCGGTGACATGGCTTGCATGTTCGGTGACATGGCTTGCATGTTAGGGGACATGGCTTGCATGTTCGGTGACATGGATTGCATGTTCGGTGACATGGATTGCATGTTCGGTGACATGGCTTGCAGGTTTGGGGACATGGACTGTATGGGTTGCAGTGTGTTCTGCTGCAGGTAATTTGTCATGGATTGCAGGTTCGATGCCATGCTAGGCAGGTTTTGGGGCACAGACTGCATGCTTGGGGACAGCTGTGGCAGTGTGGTGTAGTTTTGTCCCCACTGCATTTCCTGGTTGTAAGTCATTTGCCCGGGAATGTTGAGAGCTGGCATCTGCCATTGCTGAAAGTAAAATGTGTTAACATTACACTTTATTTACTAAGCCCAAACACGAAATCCTTATAAATCctgataagtttattttaccattttatttgTCAGCCTTAATaccaatttttatcaatattattgaaatacttctacataaaatttgtaattcattCTAGGGGAATATAAAACTAAGGATTACATAtaggataaaaaagcttgggtatgaattgctctaacttcaaagcTATTAAttcactgtgagatggtgataaaaaaaaaaatccggcgaattttgttgtgggctcttgcCTCTTCTTCAAtcggggcgcgtttggaaccctcctttaGCTAACCAATGTAGGTACCGCACACACAATAATGGAAACATCTTATATTTATGAACGCTGCATAAGTGCCAAATGATACGCCTAtatgaataatgaatttttgaatttgattttatcCGAATAATTCAGTTTTTCCTAAAAGAAAACTTCGTATCAGCGTATATACATATCAAACGTGCAGCGAGCAAGTAGTCTTAACCGTACCTGATACGCGTGCTCGGCGACGTGCTCCGGTTCGTAAGGCGGCGAGAACACGTTCCTCGGGCTGGACTGGTGGGGAGGGGTTTTTTCTAGGGAAAACAACAAGAACACTAGTATAGTACTActataatagtataaaatagCCCGCTGTAATTTCAGgcaaacgtaagcttataggaaagtcctattatagtataaaggactacgtaatcgataaaaaaccttaggtgtaaattattcctctaaccaggtttctcttctaataatttaaaacgacattgtgagatggaaataacaaaaaaaaacacccggctaagtttgttgtgggcttcttcttagaccaggacgcgtttggaaccctcgtagctttagttttaagtttacgaatgtggttatcgccatcatctcactaccggaCGTATGGGCCTacctg
The genomic region above belongs to Pararge aegeria chromosome 11, ilParAegt1.1, whole genome shotgun sequence and contains:
- the LOC120627311 gene encoding uncharacterized protein LOC120627311, with product MNEPFNSTGPEPRKVGVWSEGAPVEPREYVMPKKSPESIDDIPTIPDLDDLQDILEKEISKPSPPEQDFETVNTLAEVGGVSGSVEGVEAALEVLLSYVPKVEADTADTVWTVDSLLVQLAEEEQASS